Genomic DNA from Bacterioplanes sanyensis:
GAAACTCTGCTTGCGCCAGCACCGCTGCGCCGTGCTCTTCCTGGTAGCTGGCACAACGACCGCCGTTTTCGACGATCTGTACGTCATTGAGGAAGATATTCACCTGATCGACTTGCAGATCATCAATGCCAGCGCGACCAACAGCCGCCAGGATGCGTCCCCAGTTTGCATCAGAAGCGTACATCGCCGTTTTTACCAGCGGCGAGTGTGCCACTGTGTAAGCCACATCCAACGCTTCTTGTGGCTGAGCAGCGCCATTGACCTGCAACGTCACAAACTTGGTGGCCCCTTCTCCGTCACGCACGATCGCTTGTGCCAATACCTGAAACGCCTGTTTCAGAGCGGCAAATAAAGCATCCGCTCCCGGACTGTCATCACGGTCAATATGCAATCCACCACGGCCACTGGCTATCAGCATGCAACAGTCGTTAGTTGAGGTATCACCATCGATGGTAATGCGGTTGAAGGAGCTGTCGGCCAACTGTCCACACCAACGTTGCAGCAAGACCGCATCGATGCTGGCGTCGGTAGCGATAAAGCCTAACATGGTCGCCATATCGGGTTTGATCATGCCCGCACCTTTGGAAAGGCCGGTAATGGTTACCGTTTCACCGGCGATCACCAACTGCTGACTGTAGCCTTTCGGTACCGTGTCCGTGGTCATGATGCCCGCTGCTGCACGATCCCAGTGATCGTCACTCAGATCCTGCAGCGCCGCTGGAATACCGCGCTCAAAGGCCGTCATGTTCAAGGGCTCGCCAATCACACCGGTGGAGAATGGTAATACCTGCTCCATCGCACACTGACCGGCCTCGGCCAGTTGCTGACACGACTGCA
This window encodes:
- the argJ gene encoding bifunctional glutamate N-acetyltransferase/amino-acid acetyltransferase ArgJ, which encodes MAVNIRRFTDYLPIAGVRLGVAQSNMRYPERDDMVIIELAEGSQCAGVFTRNAFCAAPVSVCRQHLQHSTPRYLLINTGNANAGTGEQGWQDALQSCQQLAEAGQCAMEQVLPFSTGVIGEPLNMTAFERGIPAALQDLSDDHWDRAAAGIMTTDTVPKGYSQQLVIAGETVTITGLSKGAGMIKPDMATMLGFIATDASIDAVLLQRWCGQLADSSFNRITIDGDTSTNDCCMLIASGRGGLHIDRDDSPGADALFAALKQAFQVLAQAIVRDGEGATKFVTLQVNGAAQPQEALDVAYTVAHSPLVKTAMYASDANWGRILAAVGRAGIDDLQVDQVNIFLNDVQIVENGGRCASYQEEHGAAVLAQAEFLVRIELGRGDCSDTLWTSDLSHEYVSINADYRS